The Chiloscyllium punctatum isolate Juve2018m chromosome 27, sChiPun1.3, whole genome shotgun sequence DNA segment tttttataaatgacctggaggagtggcttgaaggctgggtgaccaagtttgcggatgatacgaaagtcgggggagtggtggactgcgaagaaggatgtggccgGTTACAGAGGgttatagataagttgcagagctggacagaaaggtggcaaatggagttcaatgtagctaggtgtgaagtcattcactttggtaggagtaacaagaagatggataactgggctaatggtaggctacttggtagtgtggatgagcagagggatcttggtgtccatgtacgcagatctctgaaagttgccacccaggtaaacagtgctgtgaagaaggcatctggcgtactgggctttattggtagaggaattgagttccggagtcctgaggtcatgttgcagttgtataagactctggtgtggccttatctggagtattgtgtgcagtgttggtcgccacactataggaaggatgtggggacactggaatgggtgcagacgaggtttaccaggatgttgcctggcatggtaggaagatcgtatggggaaaggctgaggcacttggggctgttctcattggagaagagaaggtttaggtgtacaagatgattaggggtttcgatagggttgatagtgagaacctttttctgcgtatggagtcagctgttacgaggggacacagctttaaattaaggggaggttggtataggacagatgttaggggtagattctttactcagcgggttgtgagttcatggaatgctatgccagtatcagtggtggactctccctctttatggtcattcaagcgggcattagATAAGCATATTGAGGTTATTGGGCGAGTGGAGGTTAGgtcggcttcggtcggcgcaacatcgagggctgaagggcctgtactgcgctgtattgttctatgttcgatgttctatgttctatgttctattatgttACTGAAATAGaaagggattacaggacttaatgaagCTGGGTACTAGGGGGTTCACTAAGACCCGTtgagacatgggaggttttgctcctgTGCGAGAtaggtggctatccagccccatctacggcacttttcatttcccttcccaggaacaaagacacggaggagtcagtccaaaacttttcattcaactttgcaaagtcgggtgctgttcccaaaggtacacacacacaagcatagtaatctccacacattatatacatgtatatgtgggctgggtttactactgctgccttgaccaacgagtgctcggattccccactgttttccttatttgggttctggtgcctgggattcttttatcattcacttggccaatcagtgtttgagcttcccgttcttcccttatatggatgatgttgtacaactgtggttaagggcggcctctcaactatcgaggaaagctgttacaactgtttcattcatataaacgtgggggaggtccggcaacagttgagtgtctgcttgtgtttactatgaggtagaaaagactaaaaggcagctaaccgtttaaaaattacactaccccctacaaatcccccgtgtcttttcttacggcctgtaatttttcaaccgtaagtttcttctccagggcatttaataactcccgagcttgttcatcaagctgcccttctctaatactacccccggcCAAGctggattcacgttgttccatctcgagatttattcgttcaacctgcccatagggaacatccttcttagtaagggcggtttcgatcagtcgttgagttaatccccggacacagggaataacgcaacacccaagggcagtgagtacccctgccaccactatacatgagacaagaaagggaacgaccacccccgtccatttaccgaaccaagcttccaaccagtccgtgaggccagagtcgatgcccgagttttcggccagttcgtccgccaatgcggtgagtccatccagggcgcgggtgatggacccatcaggggctgtgttgtcggggatgaaagtgcagcactgagtgcctatcatgacacaaacaccccccttctctgccaacatcatgtctaaggccaacctattttcccacgccatcctactagtggcgtccagttgttctgctattcctttcactgcatcccgggtataattaatgaacctctgctgattgtagtaaatataattaatccaatccaaaatcttattgatggtcacccaccagaacagtgacgactcaaaacccgccgctatctggttcctcgccttgtattcgtcaggaacacccctggggacccctatggcatctaaatatatgttatcatcgaaagaggtctccaaagctctctcagttcttccactagaacggggttgctcttgtttttcgaatgccagggtgaatgggatggccaattgaacgatcgcacaagtgcccgtccattttcgGGGCAGGGTCGGttgcagaaccctcccaccacagtaccaccagaggtctgccctaggtacatgaatgtgggagtaattcccgcccccggtagtttcattgaccagccggattgatccgctgcacttgtcaaatgtccccacatcgtcgtcccactgtagtcccgtccgagagacgcaggcctggtgcgtacccgttacccctgagaatgatggcgggcggggcgccccctcagacctgacggggggaaacttcaaactcaagggtcgacaagtggggtcgttccaggcctctcggtcctggtacagccttatcatgcagtccatggctcgtgggtgtttctcccatcccagcgggaatgggaccacctgagggttagggcgggcactcgtgcatgcgtagcaatcactctttttcatgctcctcacagtatatttgacccattccatccaggcattcgcctccccgtatcccgtttctatttcaaaggtcttttccaaatccgtcgtctcaattattctaatcttttcctgcttatcagtggtggatgagcccccagactcagcttcaatgaccgtgatatacgtgcagcacagctgcattcccccccatcctgcctggcccccaactctaatacccagtatcgttctattaagtctcgcccCGTTCTTTtgcaagttctttatggtcagataaagcggattgcaccgattatgcccacaatctcgtccaggggtgatgggatcacggacaactgacaccatagcctggaccccgggggctggaagcctacttaggccttccctaccatacaattgtaatactaacgtctgaccctggaatcccctttctctctctagattctgcttagtttgattcagttgacttttagtcctatagggcaccaactcacataggtctaagctaagtgtctgtgttgattggttggcaagcacggagatggtgaaccactgacggtcctctatttgtttcatccggaggccaaattgggtaacacgcacactatgacccagcccaaggacaatggcatagcaagttaacaatacgattgactgcattttgtcgcgacacccgtagcccgagggcacagttcctttagactcgccaaagtccgattagttctcagggtctctgttccttagatgcctttgtcagagaggttcgttcgtcctccgtcggttgtggcactggtcccttgactcgagtgtaatgtgtccagcccttttcggccgtacggacagccgtttcggtcgtcaaaagtaccaggaagggaccgtcccaagttggttcgagggtacgttgcttccagcttttaatcaggacccactgacccggcttgacggtgtgcaccgcaaactcgaggggcggcgtctgtgccaaaagtccctgttggcgtaaacgagatagagcagaccccagagccaccacatatttttgcacaaacatatcccgagactcaaatacaggaggttcccccttcggcccatggaacgggaggccaagtaacatttcgaaaggggagacgcccaaatcccgccttggctgggtgcgaatttgcaacagggcaaggggtaggcatttggtccaaggcaggccgatttcactagtgagtttggttagctgctttttgatggtctggttcattctttcgaccttgcccgaggaggagggatgccaggggttgtgtgcaaatcccagtcaatccccattgcttgcactacattctggaggacggtcgaggtgaagtggctcccctggtcagagtcaatagcgcggggtagcccaaatcgtgggatgatttgctcgagtagaatcttgctaacctgagttgccgttgccgtggtagtggggaaagcttccacccatcctgtcaggtgatctaccactactaatagatacttcaggcgacctatggggggagctcagtgtaatctacctggatatactcaaacggcctataggccggactcctacccccttgtcttgcatgctgccgcagcccccttttgttaatctttcgacatgttatacaatctcctgtgacctgcttggctaccgtgtacagaccagggtgagcatatcggcgcaggaaggcatcacacagtgcctgggcgccccagtgacccccttggtgtaaacgggcaataatgtcccgcgtcaacggtcgatttagtagctggcggctatcgggtaaggtccacttgccttccctatcctttgtacccccccagagacgcgagaagagtttcttctttgtcagtaaacgtgggcacttcggtaatttcggatatctgtggaatccttaccaggcagtttattacttccttccccatcccagccaattttgcctgttcatctgccaattgattccccagggtctctattttatcgtctttctggtgtcctttcacatgtactacagcaatctcttgtggcagcaacaaatcctccaagatcatggctactagttcctcgtggaccaactcttttcctctactatttatcattcccctttctttccagatcttcccaaaggtgtgtactaccccaaaggcatacttagagtcagtgtagattgtcccggctattccctttaaattcctcagagcccggtgcaaggcgtacaattcgcacgtttgtgccgaccaggcattcggtagccgtccactttccactaattcccaaccagtctcactaatgactgcataaccgttgtgtctcttcccatctatcactcgagaggacccatcaatgtaccaccgccttcctgcatgtaagggggtatccctcagatcttccctcactttactctggtactctattatgtctgaacagcagtgttccagttcctcctccccttcccctttccaaagaaagtccgccgggttctggcagcccccgacttctattcggaggtcttctcggtctaacaatatggcttcatatttcagaattctctagtcagtcagccacctcccggccttctgattcaggatagttcgaacctggtggggagtagtgactgtcaagggggccccgaaagtcaacttcctgctttcctctaccagctttgccgtggctgccaccgcttggacacactccggccaccctccggagactggatccagaatttttgacaggaaagccacgggcttccttttacccccccagtcctgggtcaatactccaagagcggttccctttctggagttcacaaagaggcgaaatgtcttactaaaatccggcaagcttaaaacaggtgcggccatcaattttccttttaggatttcaattaactttttctcctcctcctcccattttattctgttgggtgcctcctcaatgagttttaggtacaagtctttagtaaggggggcatagtcgtctatccataaccgacaatagcctaagagtcccaagaacttccgcaactccctcttggtcgttgggaggccgagttcgattattgcccgcactctttccggacttattcgtttctgtccctggcttatcaagtgtcccaggtacttaacctctttctcgacatattggagcttcttctgactcactcttaaccccttctcagctaggtaatttaacagggcattagtcccaagtaggacgtcctcctccgccggtccggataaaaggagatcgtccacgtattgtataagcttaagggccggggacaaggttagtccctccaataattgttccagaatctgcccgaacagagtcggggactcagtgaatccttgggggagtacggtccacctgtactgttgttttctgccagtatcaggatcctcccattcaaaagcaaaaagatccctactgtccttgtccaggagacacgcccagaaggcatcctttaagtctataacactaaaccagccgtggtccggggggattcgccccagaatagtgtatgggttcggtaccacagggtgccgtacttggacaattttatttacctcccttaggtcttggaccattcggtagctcccatccgacttccggaccggcaggatgggggaattgaatcgtgacatacagggctctaccaatccatcttttattaggtcttccataactgtcttcaggccctgcctcccttcccaagagatggggtattggcgcactctgacgtcggggctctggggctttaattttacctccacaggtcgaattgcgagtcccccccagttccctttggcgacccaaaccctagggtctatttctgtcaatcgggactcactaaggtatgacatggtaacggctaattcttcctctctcacttctgccccgtctcgcttctctccctctccaacttttcttcgacgttcctctttccaccccataacctccctcccccattccggtggacttacaagcttcccgtacggctgccaccatcatttttgtcttatgtttctcccttattacatccctctgaacgtacaccttctgtgcttcccgtaataattctgcaacatccttttcagcccaatcctccactttctgtaatttcttctgaatgtcaggccatgacttagtcacaaagtgcaccttaagcatgctcttgcctatttccccatcggggtctaaacctgaatacttttgCATGGACTCctgcaaacggtctaaaaactcactcggggattcatcctttttctgtccaacttcaaatgcttttgctaaattccgctgtttgggcacacaggtttggattcccctgattataaggcttctgaggtctgtcatattggcccttccccccgcgtcgttatgatcccaccgggggtcctctaaggggtacttctgctctccacgctgagggccgtcctgatgctccctatcccaaatggccattgcactattccggatcataacaatttcatcgtaattaaatagtattctcatcatggcctgcagttcatcctatgtgtatatactgggccccagaaattggtccagttgtattcccacactgacggggtcgtccagtagacggggtcgttcattacggagttgccggatatccccagaatttaaaggttgtactacgaacccggtccgttcgttcccaaacggcacctcttgtaaggggttcagctgttcaatattgtcactcctcccagctctcaatccctcttctcgacctctccgcatctcgagtcggactgatttcctagtgcctggggtgagttctgtgccccctcctgtaccccccccagcagtcccttcctcactggtcgtagcctgctgggactcggaattatccatcgcaggagggaggtccgcgctggacgcctggtcgtgcgcgggtggtatatacgggggcggggaagacggtggcaaaccgtcggtgaggatgtcccaagacttctggggcttcctcgggtctgtttggggaatcagaggatagagacgcgtgggactctcgccgtcgcccgccaaccaggcggcggcatatttgctctcctctgggtcaaacggttgttttctgttaacatatacatttaggatttgacacacccagtcttcatcagacccatactcggaccaaactaccgagggggcgcggataggttctttggtccatataaaacaacaatattttatcatggtctctttctctaagtccttcgttctactactgtccgtccatagacttaacttccgacctaatggactatcggggggtatttctttcccatttgcagtcttccctgacttttccttagtaaatctagaagtctgatttcccatggtttatcttcggtcctggtcttaaacgcccaaagcgttttcacagatgaccgtcaaaaccacaatttcccgtggtttatcttcagtcctggtcttaaacgctcaaagcgttttcacagatgaccgtcaaaaccacaatttcccgtggtttatcttcagtcctggtcttaaacgcccaaagcgttttcacagatgaccgtcaaaaccacgcggccaacaaggaagaacaaaagaatctcttaccttgatccgtgcacggagttgtctggccttttaaaatgtgtgtacccccgtgtatagtcactaaccggtcgtcccagcactcgtccgtgtgttccttttccaggattcaaaattatttttaaatgagccgggtcacatcgtctcttggccgacggccaacggaccaagccgatcagtgagaagtataaatatatactagacgcgtctttgttgtaatcacgcttgatccgtgagccgaagagactgccccccccggcaataattatttcatcccggacgagcccccaattgtgcgagataggtggctatccagccccatctacggcacttttcatttcccttcccaggaacaaagacacggaggagtcagtccaaaacttttcattcaactttgcaaagtcgggtgctgttcccaaaggtacacacacacaagcatagtaatctccacgcattatatacatgtatatgtgggctgggtttactactgctgccttgaccaacgagtgctcggattccccactgttttccttatttgggttctggtgcctgggattcttttatcattcacttggccaatcagtgtttgagcttcccgttcttcccttatatggatgatgttgtacaactgtggttaagggcggcctctcaactatcgaggaaagctgttacaactgtttcattcatataaacgtgggggaggtccggcaacagttgagtgtctgcttgtgtttactatgaggtagaaaagactaaaaggcagctaaccgtttaaaaattacactaccccctacactcCATCCCTGATCACCTGCGctttgatgctccaagtgacgccattgctctccgtacacatgcaATATTTTGATGTGGATGGTTGGTGATGCGatgatgttttgaaatgtgtTTCAACGGGATTTTCTTCCTCCAAGATACGTTCATTCCTTTCTaaatggagacccgaagacgatgggaatggctgcctgcttctgaatggAGGAACTTTGGCTGCTTTCAGGACAGGGGTagtcaccaacatgatgtactgtacatGGACCCACTATAACATTAATAGAGACAGAGCTCCTTCATATCCTCTACCTCTTCCCATTGACATGCATACTCTGAAGATGCCATGTACACTATCGGAAAGTCCACTATAGTGGGGAAATAGGAATACACccagcagctccctgctgtgggagaaacaatgtatttacctcatccaccatatgtatcctccatcactgattggtgacattgatgttgagatactgggagatgatggatatgtcacgcACAACTGCCTGGAAAGATCCGGATCatggaagctgaatgaaactgtgaacctaacagccactggcagcacttTCCTCCCCCTGGTATGAAGCTGTAGGTCGTGCTGAATGAGGTGACACCATTCTGTTACCAGCTACTTGTTCAATGAGGATCTCCTTACATTCTGCTCCTGTGTTAAGTGGAggttgggaagctgttcctggaaaacgcGGGATAGATAAAGCAGATCCGATTCCCAACACACTCAGTgttgtttcagagcttcccctctctgcagcctatgctccatttgttgttgatgttacagacccagatgctgtaactgcaGACCCCacgctccatccagagttgggtcaccaaatcctcaggtctcccttaATATCTGAGGGAGCTCACAGCACAGCCTCCAGCAAACCattcccagcccctccactaacttttcaatagcaggagtcagtcagaaacgcCTCGTCTATAAGTATTGTGGACCAGAGCAGATTCCCGCTAAATATATTAAGAAGgccacttagacccaaacctttccttattttaaatatagatgtgaagtgtgccttacagatatgttgtgactggtcaaaccactcgacattaagcaaaatataatcttttcaaatgctttatttaaaatacaatcaaagaaaagaatattttgggtgagcttatatgttggaacacttacacaaacaatagataccctACCTTATTGGTacacaccgcttggcacaaagataaatTCAAATAGAGAtgcttacagcagttttccaatccaggagaaaacaacatcaacagagatctcagagagaaaagcagcgacggaacatgtattgaaacttccaacccttctggggtCCCCAGCtgcttctgaatgcttcagctaaaaacaaaatgagaaaccctggtctgagagagctgcccactgcccttccattgatatcaccgttttaatgaaatctaaaggctttctcagttatttacttaaactgttttcagacagcagttctgcacctctgcctttaaaacctctcttcaaaacaaacaagagaaaatagcctttttacagtgatagtatctttgcgactccaccttcaataaaatgatccatcaatatacaaagatggattcattttagacctcctaatcttcctctattagtagactgaaatgcatatatattacattgactctgaccGTACAAATGCTCACAACTAATTTCGATTTcattcattttactcctgccacagaatgcctttgtctttgttgtggttctgttcgccgaactgggaatttgtcttgcaaacgtatcgtcccctgtctaggtgacatcctcagttcttgggagcctcctgtgaagcagttctgtgctgttttctctggtatttgtagtggtttgtctctgccgcttccggttgtcagttcgagctgtccactgcagtggccggtatattggttccaggtctatgtgtttgttgatagagtctgtggatgagtgccatgcctctaggaattccctggctgttctctgtttggcttgccctataatgatagcgttgtcccagtcgaattcatgttgcttgtcatctgtgtgtgtggctactaaggatagctggtcgtgtcgtttcgtcgctagttggtgttcatgtatacggatcgttaactgtcttcctgtttgtccgatgtagtgttttctgcagtccttgaaTGGGATTTGTACACTACAtaagttttgctcatgttgggtatcgggtcctttgttctggtgagttgttgtctgagcgcggctgttggtttgtgtgctgttatgagtcctagtggtcgcagtagtctggctgtcagttcagaaatgctcctgatgtatggtagtgtggctagtcctttgggtggCGCACAACAACAGCACaaaagcacacaaaccaacagccacgctcagacaacaactcaccagaacaaaggacccgatacctaaCATGAGCAAAACTTATGCAGTGTACACAATCCCATGCAGGGACTGCAGAAaccactacatcggacaaacaggaagacagttaacgatccgtatacacgaacaccaactagccacgaaacgacacgaccagctatccttagtcgccacacacacagacgacaagcaacatgaattcgactgggacaacactaccattatagggcaagccaaacagagaacagccagcgaattcctcgaggcatggcactcatccacagactctatcaacaaacacatcgacctggacccaatataccggctactacagtggacagctcgaactgacaaccggaagcggcagagacaggccactctAAATGCCGgcgaaaacagcacagaagcgcttcacaggaggctcccaagcactgaggatgtcacctcgacaggggacgaaacgtttgcaagacatattcccagctcggcgaacagaaccacaacaacgagcacccgagctacaaatcttctaccaaactgtgaatgcctttgtctttcttcatccaagtctccacaacgtgtcaaaccttaggttttctcgccctgtcacctgtataatttcaaactgaatggcagcaataataagctcaatcgaaacagactggtatttttcttcctaatcttctccaaaaactttaagggatCACAATCAGTGACTCAGAGATCTGTCTGTCTGAGATTTGTCTCAGGCTTGTTattcgcaatgtaaatgctgaaatattgtaacgtcaccaccaagctcaaggccttcttccccattgtggaataaatctgttgatgtttccactggacactccaaccgcAAGTTACACAATGGAGCACTTCttatctctccaatagtccttctcaatgacatagctcctcatgtctcagcataaaagaatgacatgcttctgtacctcttcatgctgtaacctccttacctgctactcctggcctatgccagtaaaccttacttacacgggaaaatgttttaagaagaccttgcacattcttctcaatctctcacagaaaccaaactttgatttctgaactcaatcatcagcatcagccatttcagcttctaatcttgccattgttactctctgctcttcta contains these protein-coding regions:
- the LOC140453719 gene encoding uncharacterized protein: MQSIVLLTCYAIVLGLGHSVRVTQFGLRMKQIEDRQWFTISVLANQSTQTLSLDLCELVPYRTKSQLNQTKQNLERERGFQGQTLVLQLYGREGLSRLPAPGVQAMVSVVRDPITPGRDCGHNRCNPLYLTIKNLQKNGARLNRTILGIRVGGQAGWGGMQLCCTYITVIEAESGGSSTTDKQEKIRIIETTDLEKTFEIETGYGEANAWMEWVKYTVRSMKKSDCYACTSARPNPQVVPFPLGWEKHPRAMDCMIRLYQDREAWNDPTCRPLSLKFPPVRSEGAPRPPSFSGVTGTHQACVSRTGLQWDDDVGTFDKCSGSIRLVNETTGGGNYSHIHVPRADLWWYCGGRVLQPTLPRKWTGTCAIVQLAIPFTLAFEKQEQPRSSGRTERALETSFDDNIYLDAIGVPRGVPDEYKARNQIAAGFESSLFWWVTINKILDWINYIYYNQQRFINYTRDAVKGIAEQLDATSRMAWENRLALDMMLAEKGGVCVMIGTQCCTFIPDNTAPDGSITRALDGLTALADELAENSGIDSGLTDWLEAWFGKWTGVVVPFLVSCIVVAGVLTALGCCVIPCVRGLTQRLIETALTKKDVPYGQVERINLEMEQRESSLAGGSIREGQLDEQARELLNALEKKLTVEKLQAVRKDTGDL